From Solidesulfovibrio carbinoliphilus subsp. oakridgensis, the proteins below share one genomic window:
- a CDS encoding HEAT repeat domain-containing protein codes for MVLGCVVFLCLLVAWKGVSWWKQRALLSKAEGKNVVVATEAVRTIAYKKYGGAVSRLEQLVGKDTDKAVRLAAIEALGAIGRTESASVLVPVLEDPDRDVASQAAVALGRIGSAVATEPLCKALAAKPVQLTALWALGEIGDFSAYETVRRFRDDPDPYVSYNAVQALKKLGAGG; via the coding sequence ATGGTGCTCGGATGCGTGGTCTTCCTGTGCCTGCTGGTCGCCTGGAAGGGCGTTTCCTGGTGGAAGCAGCGCGCGCTTCTCTCCAAGGCCGAAGGCAAGAACGTGGTGGTGGCCACCGAGGCCGTGCGCACCATCGCCTACAAGAAATACGGCGGCGCGGTCAGCCGGCTCGAGCAGCTGGTCGGCAAGGACACGGACAAAGCGGTCCGCCTGGCGGCCATCGAGGCCCTGGGGGCCATCGGCCGGACCGAGTCGGCCTCGGTCCTGGTGCCGGTCCTCGAGGACCCGGACCGGGACGTGGCGTCCCAGGCGGCCGTGGCCCTCGGCCGCATCGGCAGTGCCGTGGCCACCGAACCGCTGTGCAAGGCCCTTGCGGCCAAGCCGGTCCAGCTCACGGCGCTGTGGGCCCTGGGCGAAATCGGAGATTTTTCCGCCTACGAGACCGTCCGCCGTTTCCGCGACGATCCCGACCCCTATGTCTCCTACAACGCCGTCCAAGCCCTTAAAAAGCTTGGCGCGGGCGGGTGA
- a CDS encoding GumC family protein, which yields MDFKTSLAILWRWKGLFLAVLFAVLLGALAAVQFVSRQYEVKSVVFVTPSEVISSLIADMGLMNAAGVNLKTDWAPENIVQMAKLAPLVQRAVDLLQMRDADGKAYLPKDLVKYRYGLAVLFPRPYLKVENTDDTQMFELTVYSADPDEAVMFADTMAEMLRVEMINLRLGLFEAAEKQTDERITTQLAQYQAILGEIRDFQLKKHSVKLEKEIEVAITKLDTLMTTRQDTLAAMAGLTAKMATMRKQLRSQTPEAVSGATLKDNAYVNMLRDQLTQLQIKQKGQEATLTANHPDMIALKRQIDDLAKNYAQALRLYGDTSSDLQSLQREYDADRAKLAAVEGDIAEHQASMAKLPQKSADFGLLQLRQTAAGNVLTALLTAKDKLTAAKNVVLSDVRILQHARIDEWSRPERPKKATSLAIAGFVGLCLALFAVYVRELYDDTLRGPGDVAALGLPCLGRIPRLRPGRDRLVPDSPADAGFEAYRSLKNDLAHVLGRPDRLVVVLVSPEPGAGRTVTAANLALAAARDGKKTVAVDADFRNPALAALFDLPDAPGLTSVLYGERGLADVVRVLPGTGLAVVPPGHLPAAPGPLFASDRLAAVMAALRRDFEVVVCDAPALALGDDALALAALADATLVVARTGVTSRPAVERLLARFRLAGARVAGLVRTLA from the coding sequence ATGGATTTCAAGACCTCTCTTGCCATTTTGTGGCGGTGGAAGGGCCTGTTTCTGGCCGTCCTTTTCGCCGTCCTTCTCGGGGCCCTGGCCGCGGTCCAGTTCGTAAGCCGCCAGTACGAAGTCAAATCCGTGGTCTTCGTCACCCCCTCGGAAGTCATCTCCTCGCTGATCGCGGACATGGGCCTCATGAACGCGGCCGGCGTCAACCTGAAGACCGACTGGGCCCCGGAAAACATCGTGCAGATGGCCAAGCTGGCCCCTCTGGTCCAGCGGGCCGTGGACCTGCTCCAGATGCGGGACGCCGACGGCAAGGCCTATCTGCCCAAGGATCTCGTCAAGTACCGGTACGGGCTCGCCGTCCTTTTCCCCCGGCCCTACCTCAAGGTCGAGAACACCGACGACACCCAGATGTTCGAGTTGACCGTCTATTCGGCCGACCCGGACGAGGCCGTCATGTTCGCGGACACCATGGCCGAAATGCTCCGGGTCGAGATGATCAACCTGCGCCTCGGGCTTTTCGAGGCGGCCGAAAAGCAGACCGACGAGCGGATCACCACGCAGCTGGCGCAGTACCAGGCCATCCTGGGCGAAATCCGGGATTTCCAGCTCAAGAAACACTCCGTCAAGCTGGAAAAAGAGATCGAGGTGGCCATCACCAAGCTCGATACGCTCATGACCACCCGCCAGGACACCCTGGCGGCCATGGCCGGCTTGACGGCCAAGATGGCCACCATGAGAAAGCAGCTCAGGTCCCAGACGCCCGAGGCCGTGTCCGGAGCCACCCTCAAGGACAACGCCTACGTCAACATGTTGCGTGACCAGCTGACCCAGCTCCAGATCAAGCAGAAGGGCCAGGAGGCCACCCTGACGGCCAACCACCCGGACATGATCGCACTCAAGCGCCAGATCGACGACCTCGCCAAAAACTATGCCCAGGCCCTGCGGCTCTACGGGGACACCTCCTCGGACCTGCAGTCCCTGCAGCGGGAGTACGACGCCGACCGGGCCAAGCTGGCCGCGGTCGAGGGCGACATCGCCGAACATCAGGCGAGCATGGCCAAACTGCCCCAGAAATCGGCGGATTTCGGCCTGCTCCAGCTGCGCCAGACCGCTGCGGGCAACGTCCTGACCGCCCTCTTGACCGCCAAGGACAAGCTCACCGCCGCCAAAAACGTCGTGCTCTCGGACGTGCGCATCCTGCAGCACGCCCGCATCGACGAGTGGAGCCGGCCCGAGCGCCCGAAAAAGGCCACCAGCCTGGCCATCGCCGGCTTCGTGGGCCTGTGCCTGGCGCTTTTCGCCGTCTACGTCCGGGAACTCTACGACGACACCCTGCGCGGCCCCGGGGACGTGGCCGCCCTGGGCCTGCCCTGCCTCGGCCGCATCCCCCGGCTGCGTCCCGGCCGGGACCGCCTCGTGCCGGACTCGCCGGCCGACGCCGGCTTCGAAGCCTACCGGTCGCTCAAAAACGACCTGGCCCACGTCCTTGGCCGGCCGGACAGGCTGGTCGTGGTGCTTGTGAGCCCCGAACCCGGGGCCGGACGGACGGTCACGGCCGCCAACCTGGCCCTGGCCGCGGCCCGGGACGGCAAAAAGACCGTGGCCGTGGACGCCGATTTCCGCAATCCCGCCCTGGCCGCCCTGTTCGACCTGCCGGACGCCCCGGGGCTGACCTCGGTCCTTTACGGCGAGCGGGGGTTGGCCGACGTCGTCCGGGTCCTGCCCGGCACGGGCCTTGCGGTCGTGCCGCCCGGCCACCTGCCGGCCGCGCCGGGCCCGCTTTTCGCCTCGGACCGGCTGGCCGCGGTCATGGCCGCACTGCGGCGCGACTTCGAGGTGGTCGTCTGCGACGCCCCGGCCCTGGCCCTTGGCGACGACGCCCTGGCCCTGGCCGCCCTGGCCGACGCCACCCTGGTCGTGGCCCGCACGGGCGTCACCTCGCGTCCGGCCGTGGAGCGGCTCCTGGCCCGCTTCCGGCTGGCCGGGGCCCGGGTGGCCGGACTGGTCCGCACCCTGGCCTGA
- a CDS encoding O-antigen ligase family protein: protein MLFSRHLPPAPPSLAWGRALATAAFFACLACGGAWLGLTSLDGLLLAVCLLLSFLFLLSGRAALAAIILVFPLASAYAGIYVITLATSKDLVQRVDRLPFLIPLLAMVLPGFILRQAGRRGGPPRPDGLLVPAVLLFLYGCITVAWSANTDTTLAQLAILASNVLLYAVVVRETESEQAFKVVLWCLVVTGLLEAFLVVGFYFFKAPKTVFVDYPWFDSIRLYVVSNTGFLDQGVLRRGKALTYPHETGLMMGLYAASAFALALFDRRLRVRIFLGAAIVVFITALFATMCRGPIVATAAMALAYFFLNVRLRRRAFVCLAVLATVCVVTFKVQDALLNEGAGITVTPRIEKLDLYSSNQVRFKWWRRAAEASMETGFLGLGPGGASYLLNIIYGHSLYFSIFFDFGLPGVVLFLWMLSRFLASALPLLRYQDNFLEQAHLLFFVGVVAVSVHMLVDLDYNRPVLWFYLALVVSSGALIRQRRGLGAPASRAVPETAGWTGPEKGLESA, encoded by the coding sequence ATGCTGTTTTCCCGTCACCTGCCCCCGGCCCCCCCTTCCCTCGCCTGGGGCCGGGCCCTGGCCACGGCCGCCTTTTTCGCCTGTCTGGCCTGCGGCGGGGCCTGGCTGGGCCTGACCTCCCTCGACGGCCTGCTTTTGGCCGTGTGCCTGCTGCTGTCCTTTCTTTTTCTCCTCAGCGGCCGGGCGGCCCTGGCCGCCATCATCCTGGTTTTTCCCCTGGCCTCGGCCTATGCCGGCATCTACGTCATCACCCTGGCCACGTCCAAGGATCTGGTCCAGCGGGTGGACCGGCTGCCTTTCCTCATTCCGCTGCTGGCCATGGTCCTGCCGGGATTCATCCTGCGCCAGGCGGGCCGGCGCGGGGGGCCGCCCCGCCCGGACGGCCTGCTCGTGCCGGCCGTGCTGCTCTTTCTGTACGGCTGCATCACCGTCGCCTGGAGCGCCAACACCGACACCACCCTGGCCCAGCTGGCCATTCTGGCCTCCAACGTCCTTCTCTACGCCGTGGTGGTGCGGGAAACGGAGAGCGAGCAGGCCTTCAAGGTGGTCCTGTGGTGTCTGGTGGTGACCGGCCTCTTGGAGGCCTTCCTGGTGGTGGGCTTCTACTTCTTCAAGGCGCCCAAGACCGTGTTCGTGGACTATCCCTGGTTCGACTCCATCCGGCTCTATGTCGTTTCCAACACCGGCTTTCTCGACCAGGGGGTCTTGCGGCGGGGCAAGGCGCTGACCTATCCCCACGAAACGGGGCTCATGATGGGGCTTTACGCCGCCTCGGCCTTTGCCCTGGCCCTTTTCGACCGGCGGCTTCGGGTGCGGATCTTTCTCGGCGCGGCCATCGTCGTCTTCATCACCGCCCTTTTCGCCACCATGTGCCGGGGCCCCATCGTGGCCACGGCGGCCATGGCGCTTGCCTACTTCTTCTTAAACGTCCGGCTGCGCCGCCGGGCCTTTGTCTGCCTGGCGGTCCTCGCGACCGTCTGCGTCGTCACCTTCAAGGTCCAGGACGCGCTCCTCAACGAGGGGGCCGGCATCACCGTCACGCCGCGCATCGAAAAGCTCGACCTCTATTCCTCCAACCAGGTCCGGTTCAAGTGGTGGCGCCGGGCCGCCGAGGCGAGCATGGAGACGGGTTTTCTCGGCCTCGGCCCCGGCGGGGCCTCGTATCTCCTCAACATCATCTACGGCCACAGCCTCTATTTCTCGATCTTTTTCGATTTCGGCCTGCCGGGGGTGGTCCTTTTCCTGTGGATGCTGAGCCGGTTCCTCGCTTCCGCCCTGCCGCTCCTGCGCTACCAGGACAATTTTCTCGAACAGGCCCACCTGCTCTTTTTCGTCGGCGTGGTGGCCGTCTCCGTCCACATGCTGGTCGACCTGGACTACAACCGGCCGGTCCTGTGGTTCTACCTCGCCCTGGTCGTCTCCTCCGGGGCGCTTATCCGCCAGCGCCGGGGCCTTGGCGCGCCGGCCAGCCGGGCCGTGCCCGAAACGGCCGGCTGGACCGGTCCGGAAAAGGGCCTGGAATCAGCCTAG
- a CDS encoding response regulator, with protein sequence MTKEIPIQLLLIEDNPGDVRLLRRMLDSALDTGFQLHAVSRLCDGYAFLQDHAVDAILLDLGLPDSTGLGTFYALQARHHDLPVIVMTGLNDQEVAVRVLRAGGQDYLVKGQIDIHLLARSIRYAIERKRLEQALYRREQESKALVEHAPDIIARFDRAHRLLYVNPVVEAATGVAPADLIGKPLASFGVVEADRPKAEETLRHVFATGEDQVLEGRIGNRGGDRTYEIRFAAEMGADGRVETVLAVARDIAKRKALENEARQAREEAEQANRAKSEFLANMSHEIRTPMNGIMGMIHLARLKSVDPAISEYLDLADKSALHLLGIVNDVLDLSKLEAGKIRLFRKRFSLRKEVEAVVEPFRVAAGKKDLGLAHTVAPDLPDSIVGDAGRLRQVLTNLVGNALKFTPSGRIDLRVERAGESAAGGPQLFRFTVTDTGIGIPAVRFAHIFESFEQAHTSAQALFGGTGLGLTISRQLVELMGGEITVASTEGEGSVFSFTLPLDVAHAVVEEDEAKVGRKGRSLRILVAEDNLVNRVFIRELLETHGHAAFLAGTGREALAMLAKDRFDLVLMDIRMPEMGGDEATRVIRNDPPPGVDPDTPVVALTAYALKSEIDRYMQSGFNAYLTKPIEWETLEKVLAEF encoded by the coding sequence ATGACAAAAGAAATTCCGATCCAGCTCCTGCTCATCGAGGACAATCCGGGCGACGTGCGCCTGTTGCGCCGGATGCTCGATTCCGCCTTGGACACAGGCTTCCAGTTGCACGCCGTTTCCCGGCTCTGCGACGGGTACGCCTTTCTCCAAGACCATGCCGTGGACGCGATCCTGCTCGATCTCGGCCTGCCGGACAGCACCGGCCTTGGCACGTTTTACGCCTTGCAGGCCCGGCACCACGACCTGCCGGTCATCGTGATGACCGGGCTCAACGACCAGGAGGTGGCGGTCCGGGTGTTGCGGGCCGGCGGCCAGGACTATCTGGTCAAGGGCCAGATCGACATCCATCTCCTGGCCCGGTCGATCCGCTACGCCATCGAACGCAAGCGCCTCGAGCAGGCCCTCTACCGGCGGGAGCAGGAATCGAAGGCGCTCGTGGAGCATGCCCCGGACATCATTGCCCGGTTCGACCGGGCGCACCGCCTGCTCTACGTCAATCCCGTGGTGGAGGCGGCCACGGGCGTGGCTCCGGCGGACCTCATCGGCAAGCCGCTCGCGTCCTTCGGGGTGGTCGAAGCGGACAGGCCCAAGGCCGAGGAGACGTTGCGGCATGTTTTCGCCACAGGCGAGGACCAGGTGCTGGAGGGCCGGATCGGCAACCGGGGCGGGGACCGGACCTACGAGATCCGTTTTGCCGCGGAAATGGGAGCGGACGGACGGGTGGAGACGGTCCTGGCCGTGGCCCGGGACATCGCCAAGCGCAAGGCCCTGGAGAACGAAGCGCGCCAGGCCAGGGAGGAGGCGGAGCAGGCCAACCGGGCCAAGAGCGAATTTCTGGCCAACATGTCCCATGAGATCCGGACCCCCATGAACGGCATCATGGGCATGATCCATCTGGCCCGGCTCAAGTCCGTCGATCCGGCCATCAGCGAATACCTGGATCTGGCGGACAAGTCGGCCCTGCATCTGCTCGGCATTGTCAACGACGTCCTTGACCTCTCCAAGCTGGAAGCCGGCAAGATCCGGCTTTTTCGCAAGCGTTTCTCCCTGCGCAAGGAAGTGGAGGCGGTTGTCGAGCCCTTCCGGGTGGCGGCCGGCAAGAAGGACCTCGGCCTGGCCCACACCGTGGCTCCGGACTTGCCGGACAGCATCGTGGGGGACGCCGGCCGGCTGCGCCAGGTGTTGACCAACCTGGTCGGCAATGCCCTCAAGTTCACCCCGTCCGGCCGGATCGACCTGCGGGTGGAGCGGGCCGGGGAGTCGGCCGCCGGCGGGCCGCAGCTTTTCCGGTTCACGGTCACGGACACGGGCATCGGCATTCCGGCCGTGCGGTTCGCGCACATCTTCGAGAGCTTCGAGCAGGCCCACACCTCGGCCCAGGCCCTGTTCGGCGGCACGGGGCTCGGGCTTACCATCTCCAGGCAATTGGTGGAGCTCATGGGCGGGGAAATAACCGTGGCCAGCACCGAGGGCGAGGGCAGCGTCTTCTCGTTCACCCTGCCCCTCGACGTGGCCCACGCCGTGGTCGAGGAGGACGAGGCCAAGGTCGGGCGAAAGGGCCGGTCGCTTCGCATCCTGGTGGCCGAGGACAATCTCGTCAACCGGGTCTTCATCCGGGAGCTCCTGGAAACCCATGGCCATGCCGCGTTCCTGGCCGGTACCGGCCGGGAAGCCCTGGCCATGCTGGCCAAGGACCGGTTCGACCTGGTGCTCATGGACATCCGCATGCCGGAGATGGGGGGCGACGAAGCCACCCGGGTCATCCGCAACGATCCGCCGCCGGGAGTCGATCCGGACACGCCGGTCGTGGCCCTGACGGCCTATGCCCTCAAAAGCGAGATCGACCGCTACATGCAAAGCGGATTCAACGCCTATCTGACCAAGCCCATCGAATGGGAGACGCTCGAAAAGGTTTTGGCCGAATTCTAA
- a CDS encoding response regulator, whose product MKERTILLVEDNPGDVLLLEKALEDAEGVVVTVARTGDEALGRLRREGAFAQAVRPDLVILDLNLPRIDGREVLRQIKEDRELLRIPVVVLTSSKADDDIDRCYEAHANCYIIKPSGWEDFRQVVQEIKRFWLRTVRLPRQP is encoded by the coding sequence ATGAAAGAGCGCACCATCCTGCTGGTCGAGGACAACCCGGGCGACGTGCTCCTGCTGGAGAAGGCCCTCGAGGACGCGGAGGGGGTCGTGGTGACGGTGGCCAGGACCGGGGACGAGGCCTTGGGGCGGCTGCGCCGCGAGGGGGCATTCGCCCAGGCCGTGCGGCCGGATCTGGTCATCCTCGACCTCAACCTGCCGCGCATTGACGGCCGGGAGGTTTTGCGCCAGATCAAGGAGGATAGGGAACTCCTGCGCATCCCCGTGGTCGTGCTCACCAGTTCCAAGGCCGACGACGACATCGACCGTTGCTACGAGGCCCATGCCAACTGCTACATCATCAAACCCTCCGGGTGGGAGGACTTTCGCCAGGTCGTTCAAGAGATCAAGCGCTTCTGGCTGCGGACGGTACGGCTGCCCCGCCAGCCCTGA
- a CDS encoding sensor histidine kinase, whose protein sequence is MNKPFFQILVRQEGDIILARQRTRRVAALAGLSLHDQTRLTTAVSEVVRNAFQYAGPCSIRFSILEEDGRPLLGVTVTDKGPGLADVEAAMEKSSPALGGASGIAGARRLVDHFLVESVPGRGTSVTLAKLLPAGVDQEQAAAWGELLAREITHSPLEEVERQNRDLLRTLEALRQKEMELARQLGEADRLNRELEQTNEELDRTNKGVISLYKEIEDKNVDLLHEVKERQAAEEKLARSNKELEHFAYIASHDLQEPLRMIGSFLQLLSLEYEDKLDADGREYIHFAVDGASRMQELIGDLLTYSRVDMKGKPFLPTDMEAVLDAVLRDLRHVIEENGAVVTRDPLPTLRADASQMLQLFQNLVKNAIKFRGQAPPAVHVAAAPEAQGWTFSVRDNGIGIEPRYWEKIFVIFQRLHTRDEYPGTGIGLAVCQRIVERHGGRIWLESEVGAGTTFYFTLPHDPPRESGAEPGEAAVA, encoded by the coding sequence GTGAACAAGCCGTTTTTCCAGATCCTGGTGCGCCAGGAGGGGGACATCATCCTGGCCCGGCAACGGACCCGGCGGGTCGCCGCCCTGGCCGGGCTGTCCCTCCACGACCAGACCCGGCTGACCACAGCCGTTTCCGAGGTCGTGCGCAACGCGTTCCAATACGCCGGCCCCTGTTCGATCCGGTTCAGTATTCTCGAAGAGGACGGCCGCCCCCTGCTCGGGGTGACCGTCACGGACAAGGGACCGGGCCTGGCCGACGTCGAGGCGGCCATGGAAAAAAGTTCGCCCGCCCTGGGCGGCGCCAGCGGCATCGCCGGGGCCAGGCGGCTGGTGGACCATTTCCTGGTCGAAAGCGTCCCGGGCCGGGGCACGTCGGTCACCCTGGCCAAGCTCCTGCCGGCCGGCGTGGACCAGGAACAGGCCGCGGCCTGGGGGGAACTGCTGGCCCGGGAGATCACGCACTCGCCCCTGGAGGAGGTCGAGCGCCAGAACCGCGACCTCTTGCGGACCCTCGAGGCGCTGCGGCAAAAGGAGATGGAACTGGCCCGGCAGCTCGGCGAGGCCGACCGGCTCAACCGGGAGCTCGAGCAGACCAACGAGGAGCTCGACCGGACCAACAAGGGCGTGATCTCCCTGTACAAGGAAATCGAGGACAAAAACGTCGACCTGCTCCACGAGGTCAAGGAGCGGCAGGCGGCCGAGGAGAAGCTGGCCCGGTCCAACAAGGAGCTCGAGCACTTCGCCTACATCGCCTCCCACGACCTGCAGGAGCCGCTGCGGATGATCGGCAGCTTTCTGCAGCTCCTTTCCCTGGAGTACGAGGACAAGCTCGACGCGGACGGCAGGGAATACATCCATTTCGCCGTGGACGGCGCCAGCCGGATGCAGGAGCTCATTGGCGATCTTCTCACCTATTCGCGCGTGGACATGAAAGGCAAGCCGTTTTTGCCGACGGACATGGAAGCGGTCCTTGACGCCGTGCTCCGCGACCTTCGCCATGTGATAGAGGAGAACGGCGCCGTCGTGACCCGCGATCCCCTGCCGACGCTTCGGGCCGACGCCTCGCAGATGCTGCAGCTTTTCCAGAATCTCGTCAAAAACGCGATCAAGTTTCGCGGGCAGGCGCCCCCGGCCGTCCATGTCGCGGCCGCGCCAGAGGCGCAGGGGTGGACCTTTTCGGTCAGGGACAACGGCATCGGCATCGAACCCCGGTACTGGGAAAAGATCTTCGTCATCTTCCAGCGGCTCCATACCCGGGACGAATACCCGGGCACGGGCATCGGCCTGGCCGTGTGCCAGCGGATCGTCGAGCGCCACGGCGGACGCATCTGGCTCGAATCCGAGGTCGGCGCGGGAACGACCTTCTATTTCACCCTGCCCCATGACCCGCCCCGCGAGTCCGGGGCCGAACCGGGCGAGGCGGCCGTCGCATGA
- a CDS encoding ATP-binding SpoIIE family protein phosphatase, whose protein sequence is MDVGAELLAGLLPHRVHRITETSQTGSLRREVAELTRALGVSDETAGRAALVATECGTNLVKHTDQGGEVLFRQISLDGLAGIEFLCIDRGPGMAQPARMLEDGVSTAGSPGTGLGAIRRLSEEFALYSAPGVGTAVLSRIYNRQSFERMRPPAFEWGGVGLSKPGEDVCGDGWGMIFAKDRILVLVADGLGHGPGASAAAHEAVRAFLERTDLGPEALVHKLHARLRPTRGAALAIAEIRPQARVLTYVGVGNIFGRILRPAEKTLNLVSMNGTLGYGLVKVQSFQYPWEGNPTLVMNSDGLLSNWDLGAYPGLEGRHPALVAAMAYRDNNRGTDDLTIVGLRPAKR, encoded by the coding sequence ATGGACGTAGGTGCCGAGCTGCTCGCGGGCCTGCTCCCACACCGTGTCCACCGGATCACGGAAACCAGCCAGACCGGCAGCCTGCGCCGGGAGGTGGCGGAACTGACGCGGGCCCTCGGCGTCAGCGACGAGACGGCCGGCCGGGCCGCCCTCGTGGCCACCGAATGCGGCACCAATCTGGTCAAGCACACCGACCAGGGCGGCGAAGTCCTCTTCCGGCAGATCTCCCTCGACGGCCTGGCCGGGATCGAGTTCCTCTGCATCGACCGGGGCCCGGGCATGGCCCAGCCGGCCAGGATGCTCGAGGACGGGGTGTCCACCGCCGGCAGTCCGGGCACCGGACTTGGGGCCATCCGCCGCCTTTCCGAGGAATTCGCCCTCTACTCCGCCCCCGGCGTCGGCACGGCCGTCTTGTCGCGGATCTACAACCGGCAGTCCTTCGAGCGGATGCGGCCTCCCGCCTTCGAGTGGGGGGGCGTTGGCCTGTCCAAGCCCGGGGAGGACGTCTGCGGCGACGGCTGGGGCATGATTTTCGCCAAGGACCGGATTCTGGTCCTGGTCGCAGACGGCCTCGGCCACGGTCCCGGCGCCTCGGCCGCGGCCCACGAGGCGGTCCGGGCTTTTCTCGAACGGACCGACCTCGGGCCCGAAGCCCTTGTGCACAAACTCCACGCGCGGCTGCGGCCCACCCGGGGGGCGGCCCTGGCCATCGCCGAGATCCGGCCCCAGGCCAGGGTGCTCACCTATGTGGGCGTGGGCAATATCTTCGGCAGAATCCTGCGGCCCGCGGAAAAGACCCTCAATCTCGTTTCCATGAACGGAACCCTGGGCTACGGGCTCGTCAAGGTCCAATCCTTCCAGTACCCGTGGGAGGGAAATCCGACCCTGGTCATGAATTCCGACGGCCTGCTCTCGAACTGGGACCTCGGCGCCTATCCCGGCCTCGAAGGCCGGCACCCGGCCCTGGTCGCGGCCATGGCCTACCGGGACAACAACCGGGGCACCGACGACCTGACCATTGTCGGATTGCGTCCGGCCAAGAGGTGA
- a CDS encoding anti-sigma regulatory factor: MRTIESESFPVVDEAGIVGARQRARGHATKVGLGLVSQTKLVTVVSELARNMVDYGGGGLVTIEQLDNHGRAGVRVRFEDQGPGIEDLELAMQDGYTTGKGLGQGLPGSKRLVNEFTIESQPGQGTRIMVIQWT; this comes from the coding sequence ATGCGGACGATTGAGAGCGAGTCCTTTCCGGTCGTCGACGAGGCCGGCATCGTGGGCGCCCGGCAGCGGGCCAGGGGCCATGCCACCAAGGTGGGCCTCGGTCTCGTCAGCCAGACCAAGCTCGTCACCGTGGTCAGCGAACTGGCGCGCAACATGGTGGATTACGGCGGCGGCGGCCTGGTGACCATCGAGCAGCTCGACAACCACGGCCGGGCCGGGGTCAGGGTCCGCTTCGAGGACCAGGGGCCCGGCATCGAGGACCTGGAGCTGGCCATGCAGGACGGCTATACCACCGGCAAGGGCCTCGGCCAGGGGCTGCCGGGTTCCAAGCGCCTGGTCAACGAATTCACGATCGAGTCGCAGCCCGGGCAGGGAACGCGGATCATGGTGATCCAATGGACGTAG
- a CDS encoding STAS domain-containing protein: MDRIPVLKMGAFLLVTIQVDMQDRQAMTLQDDLTHMVNAHQSRGVLIDISALDMVDSFMGRMLATIASITSIMDAQTVVVGMQPAVAITLVELGLSLPGVLTALNVEKGMELLRSRLVPSHDDSGDDDADD, translated from the coding sequence ATGGACAGGATTCCCGTACTCAAGATGGGGGCGTTCCTCCTGGTGACCATCCAGGTGGACATGCAGGACAGGCAGGCCATGACCCTGCAGGACGACCTGACGCACATGGTCAATGCCCACCAGTCGCGGGGTGTGCTGATCGACATTTCCGCCCTCGACATGGTCGATTCCTTCATGGGCCGGATGCTCGCCACCATCGCCTCGATCACGAGCATCATGGACGCCCAGACCGTGGTGGTGGGGATGCAGCCGGCCGTGGCCATCACCCTGGTGGAGTTGGGACTGTCCCTGCCGGGGGTGCTGACCGCGCTCAATGTGGAGAAAGGCATGGAGCTTCTCCGCTCACGTCTCGTCCCGTCTCACGATGACAGCGGAGACGACGATGCGGACGATTGA
- a CDS encoding STAS domain-containing protein, translating to MVAKTDDTATMISRRKSAILDAWMQAQLASKTLRPDLMSREELFVQSREFLDAFQGAVSTGNFTDTSAPEYRPVLRLLEDISISRTRQGFSPAETAMYVFSLKDTLLAFLQEAHAGQPDILNREVIRLSKLLDTFGLLTFDAYVRGREEIIHRQQQELLELSTPVIKVWEGVLTLPLIGTLDSARTQVVMESLLQQIVATGASIAILDISGVPAVDTLVAQHLLKTVAATRLMGAECIISGIRPEIAQTMVGLGVDLSGVRTRASMADALKESLKALGLRIQKGETGADRK from the coding sequence ATGGTTGCAAAGACCGACGATACCGCGACGATGATCAGCCGGCGAAAAAGCGCCATCCTCGACGCCTGGATGCAGGCCCAGCTGGCCAGCAAGACCCTGCGCCCGGACCTCATGAGCAGGGAGGAACTCTTCGTCCAGTCCAGGGAATTCCTCGACGCCTTCCAAGGCGCCGTCAGCACCGGGAACTTCACGGATACGTCGGCTCCGGAATACAGGCCGGTCCTGCGCCTCCTCGAGGACATCTCCATATCGAGGACCAGGCAGGGATTCAGCCCGGCCGAGACGGCCATGTACGTCTTCAGCCTCAAGGACACGCTCCTGGCCTTCCTCCAGGAGGCCCACGCCGGCCAGCCCGACATCCTCAACCGCGAGGTGATCAGGCTGTCCAAGCTGCTCGACACCTTCGGCCTTTTGACCTTCGACGCCTACGTGAGGGGCCGGGAAGAGATCATCCACCGCCAGCAGCAGGAGCTGCTCGAACTGTCCACCCCGGTCATCAAGGTCTGGGAAGGCGTGCTCACCCTGCCCCTGATCGGCACCCTGGACAGCGCCCGGACCCAGGTGGTCATGGAAAGCCTCCTGCAACAGATCGTGGCCACCGGCGCCTCCATCGCCATCCTCGACATCTCCGGCGTTCCGGCCGTGGACACCCTGGTGGCCCAGCACCTGCTCAAGACCGTGGCCGCCACCCGGCTCATGGGCGCGGAATGCATCATAAGCGGCATCCGGCCCGAGATCGCCCAGACCATGGTCGGCCTCGGCGTCGACCTGTCGGGCGTCCGGACCAGGGCTTCCATGGCCGACGCGCTCAAGGAGTCGCTCAAGGCCCTCGGTCTTCGCATCCAAAAAGGCGAGACCGGAGCCGACAGGAAGTAG